The Cytobacillus oceanisediminis genomic interval CAATCAGCTTCACCGGCGCCATGAGACCATTCATCATCAAACCTTTAAACGATGAATCAATTCTGCAATTGATCCTGCCAGTAAGGACGTATTAAGAAAAAAGCTGCCGGTTGTGCCGGCGGCTTACTTTTTTTGGTGAAACAGATCTCTAAAACTGTACCCCTGGCCGCAAGAATATTGGCCAATTGCAGGGGAATAATGAAAATAACCAGCTGCAGGCGAGTTTTCTTTGTGTATCTGCGATTTATTTAGTAAAATAGAATATTAGATACCATTCTGAAATTGTTTTGCCAAAGTGCAGATTTCACTGCAGCACTTGAAGTCGGACAATGGGAAAGAGTGAAAATATGACGGAAATTCAAATTGATACTGAATATATTACGCTGGGCCAATTTTTAAAAGCCGCTGATGTGATTCAAACAGGCGGAATGGCCAAATGGTTCCTGAGTGAATACGAAGTCTTCGTCAATGGGGAACAGGATCAAAGACGGGGAAGAAAGCTAAGAACCGGGGATATAATCGAAATCCCGGACGTGGGTGAATTTACGATCGTCCAGCCCGCTAAATAAATTAATTAAAAAGTTTATAATTTTGAACTTCGATAACTGTCTAGCTCCGGCGCCTACCCCCTCGAGGTCACAAGCCAATCCTCCCAAAAAGGCAAAGAACGCCTTTTCGAGAGGCTCGTCTTGTGCTTGTCGGGGGTGGGCAAGGCGCCTCCGCTTTTCTTATTATCTAAAAGGATGTAGCGTCTATGCATATAGAGCAGTTGCTATTAAAAAATTACCGGAATTACGAAGAGCTTGAAGTAAATTTCGAAAATAAAGTAAATGTGATATTGGGAGAGAATGCCCAGGGAAAGACAAATGTCATGGAATCGATCTACGTGCTGGCAATGGCAAAGTCCCATCGGACATCAAATGACAAAGATCTTATTCGCTGGGATCAGGAATATGCTAAAATAGAAGGAAGGGTCCAAAAAAGGCAAGGATCCCTGCCCATGCAATTAGTCATCAGCAAAAAAGGCAAAAAAGCCAAATGCAATCATATAGAGCAGCAGAAATTAAGCCAGTATGTGGGCAATATGAATGTTGTGATGTTCGCGCCTGAAGATCTCCATCTTGTGAAAGGGAGCCCTCAAGTAAGGCGTCGTTTTATTGATATGGAGATTGGGCAGGTTTCACCTGTCTATTTGCATGATATCAGCCAGTATCAGAAAATCCTCCAGCAGCGCAACCACTACCTGAAAATGCTCCAGATCAAAAAGCAGACCGACCATACCATGCTTGAGATTTTAACAGAGCAATTCATTGAGATGGCTGCAAAGATTGTTTCAAAGCGTTACGAGTTCCTCAGACTCCTCGAGAATTGGGCACAGCCGATTCATGAAGGGATTTCAAGAGGGCTTGAGACCTTAAAAATTGAGTACAAGCCTTCTGCCGAGGTATCAGAAGAACAAGATTTGTCGAAAATGGTTAAAGTATACCAGGATAAATTTGAAAAAGTGAAGAACAGGGAAATAGACCGTGGCGTTACCATGTTTGGGCCGCATCGCGATGACCTGATTTTTCATGTGAATGGGCGCGATGTGCAAACATTCGGTTCACAAGGGCAGCAAAGAACGACAGCTCTGTCGGTTAAGCTTGCCGAAATCGAACTGATCCATTCTGAAATTGGAGAATATCCCATTCTGCTGCTGGATGACGTCCTCTCGGAATTGGATGATTATCGCCAATCCCATTTATTGAATACCATTCAAGGGAAAGTACAGACGTTTGTCACTACTACGAGCGTTGATGGAATAGACCACCAGACACTTAAAGAAGCAGCAGCGTTCAGTGTTGAGGCAGGGAGAATCAAGAAGATTCAGTGAGGTGATCGCATGTACATCCATATAGGTGAAGATGTGTTGGTCCGGGCAAGGGATATTGTCGCCATTATTGATAAAGAAACAGCCCTTGCTTCCGAGTATGCGGAAGAGCGTAAGGAGAACCTGGAGGAGTCAGTTGTGAACCTCGCTAAAGGTTCCTATAAATCTGTGGTCGTCACAACAGAAAAGATCTATTTTTCTCCGCTATCCTCAGGTACGTTAAAGAAACGATCCCATAAATTAAGTGTTCACGAATTTTAAAGAAATGCAGGACTGCCGGAAGAACTTCCCTAATGGAACGAAAGGCAAGTCAGTGAAAACTACAGTTTGGCTCATCTCAGGAAGCCAGGCTTTTTTATAGATTAGTGAAATGGAAAGTGTAGGTGACCGATGTGGCAATGGAGCAAAAGGCAGTGCAGGAACAATCCTATGATGAGAATCAGATACAGGTACTGGAAGGTCTGGAAGCGGTTCGAAAGCGTCCGGGAATGTATATCGGTTCAACAAGTGCCAAAGGGCTTCACCATCTTGTTTGGGAAATAGTCGATAATAGTATTGATGAAGCACTGGCAGGCTACTGTTCTGAAATCAATGTGATTATCGAAAAAGATAATAGTATTACGGTGGTGGATAACGGACGCGGTATACCAGTCGGAATCCACGAAAAAATGGGACGCCCGGCAGTCGAAGTCATTATGACGGTTCTGCATGCAGGCGGTAAATTCGGAGGCGGAGGATACAAGGTTTCCGGAGGCTTGCATGGTGTTGGTGCTTCTGTAGTTAATGCTCTCTCAACTGTGCTGGAAGTATTTGTCCATCGTGATGGAAAGAAATATTATCAGAAGTTTGAGCGTGGAGTTCCAAGTGCAGATCTTGAGGTAATCGGTGAATCTGACCATACCGGAACAACCATCCACTTTAAGCCGGACAGTGAAATCTTCACTGAAACGCTTGAATATGATTATGAAACACTTGCAAACCGCATCCGTGAACTGGCATTCCTGAATAGGGGATTAAAGATCACGATTGAGGACAAGCGTGAAGAAAACAAGAAAAATGAATATATGTACGAGGGCGGAATTAAATCGTACGTTGAGCATTTGAACAGAACGAAGGAAGTTCTTCATGAAGAGCCTATCTATATTGATGGCGAACGGGAAGGCATCACTGTTGAAGTATCCATTCAGTATAATGATGGATTTACAAGCAATATCTATTCTTTTGCCAATAATATTCATACCTATGAAGGCGGTACGCATGAATCCGGCTTTAAGACAGCCTTAACAAGGGTTATCAACGACTATGCACGCAAGAATGGCGTCTTTAAAGAGAGTGACGCAAACCTTTCCGGTGAAGATGTCCGTGAAGGCATAACGGCTATTGTATCCGTTAAACATCCTGATCCTCAGTTTGAAGGGCAGACGAAAACGAAGCTTGGAAACTCAGAAGTGCGTGCAGCAACCGATACGATTTTCTCTGAAGCTCTTGAAAAATTCATGCTCGAAAATCCGGCGGTAGCCAGAAAAATTGTCGAAAAAGGGCTTATGGCAGCAAGAGCAAGACTGGCCGCCAAAAAAGCAAGGGAGCTTACAAGAAGGAAGAGTGCTCTTGAAGTATCCAGCCTGCCTGGTAAACTCGCTGACTGCTCTTCTAAAGATCCTTCTATAAGCGAAATTTATGTGGTTGAGGGTGACTCTGCGGGCGGATCTGCCAAGCAGGGGCGTGACCGTCATTTCCAGGCGATCCTTCCTCTTAGAGGGAAGATCCTGAACGTAGAAAAAGCCCGCCTGGACAAAATTCTGTCCAATAATGAGGTCCGTGCGATTATTACTGCAATCGGAACCGGTATAGGCGAAGATTTTGATATCTCCAGGGCCCGCTATCATAAAATTGTCATCATGACGGATGCGGATGTTGATGGTGCACATATCCGCACATTATTATTAACGTTCTTTTACCGTTATATGAGGCAGATTATTGAAGCTGGCTATATCTATATTGCCCAGCCGCCTCTTTACAAGATCCAGCAGGGCAAAAAGATTGAATATGCCTATAATGACCGCGAACTGGATAAGATTCTTGGCGAACTTCCGAGCCAGCCCAAGCCGGGAATTCAGCGCTACAAGGGACTTGGGGAAATGAACCCAGGCCAGCTTTGGGAAACGACAATGAATCCGGAATCAAGAACCCTTCTCCAGGTGAATCTTGAGGATGCCATCGAAGCTGACGAAACGTTTGAAATCTTAATGGGTGACAAGGTAGAGCCTCGCCGGAACTTTATCGAAGAAAATGCGGTTTATGTAAAGAATCTGGATATTTAATTGTAAAAGCAAGCCTACAGCACAGGCCAAGCGCCTTCGCTTTCTTTCAGGATAGAGGTTCTCTATCCTGCTTTTACATAATTGGTTTATTCTTTTTATTTAATGCCCCATGTGCGTCTAATTTATGAAAAAAAGCAGGATCTGTATGGAAAGACCATGCAGGTTTCAGCTATACGAAGTGACAAACGGATGACAGTTCATCCTGCGTCTCTTTAAAGGAGGTTCCTTTAAATGGCCGATACACCGAATTCTCAAGTAAAAGAAATAAATATTAGCCAGGAAATGCGTTCATCATTCCTGGACTACGCCATGAGTGTAATTGTTTCACGTGCCCTTCCGGACGTACGGGATGGTTTAAAGCCGGTTCACCGAAGAATCTTATATGCAATGCATGATTTAGGGATGCATTCTGATAAGCCATTTAAAAAATCGGCCCGTATCGTTGGGGAAGTAATCGGTAAATACCACCCGCACGGTGACTCCGCAGTATATGACACGATGGTGCGTATGGCTCAGGATTTCAACTATCGCTATATGCTCGTTGAAGGACACGGAAACTTCGGTTCTGTCGATGGTGACGCTGCAGCTGCGATGCGTTATACTGAGGCCCGCATGTCCAAAATCTCTATGGAGCTTTTGCGCGATATTAATAAAGACACGATTGATTACCAGGATAACTATGATGGTGCTGAGAAAGAACCAGTCGTAATGCCGGCGCGGTTCCCAAACCTTCTCGTAAACGGAACGTCTGGAATTGCCGTTGGTATGGCGACCAATATTCCGCCTCATCAGCTTGGTGAAGTAATTGATGGAGTACTTGCCATCAGCCAGGAGCCGGACCTCACTGTTCAGGAGCTCATGGAAATCATTCCAGGTCCAGACTTCCCGACTGCAGGTCTCATTCTTGGACGAAGCGGCATCCGCAAAGCTTACGAAACAGGCCGCGGTTCCATTACATTAAGGGCCCAAGTAGAAATCGAGCAGAAGTCCAATGGAAAAGAAGTTATCATTGTAAATGAAATTCCTTACCAGGTGAATAAAGCTAAGCTGATTGAAAAAATTGCCGAACTGGTTCGGGATAAACGAATTGATGGCATTACCGATTTGCGTGATGAATCAGATCGAAACGGTATGCGTATCGTAATCGAAGTCCGTAAAGATGCGAATGCCAATGTTCTGCTGAACAACCTTTATAAGCAGACGGCCCTTCAGACAAGCTTTGGCATAAACCTGCTTGCGCTTGTAGATGGCCAGCCAAAAGTTCTGAATCTCAAACAGTGTCTGCAGCATTATCTGGATCACCAAAAAGTCGTAATCCGCCGCAGAACAGAATTCGAATTGAAAAAGGCAGAAGCCCGTGCACACATTTTGGAAGGTTTGAGGATTGCCCTTGATCATCTGGATGAAGTAATCAACCTTATCCGCAGTTCTCAGACAACAGATATCGCACGTGAAGGCTTAATGACCAAGTTCAATCTTTCTGAAAAACAGGCCCAGGCGATCCTTGACATGCGTCTGCAGCGTTTGACTGGCTTAGAGCGCGAAAAGATTGAAGACGAATATTCAAGCCTTGTAGCATTAATTGCCGAATTAAAAGCTATTTTGGCTGATGAAGAAAAAGTATTGGAAATTATCCGGGAAGAATTAACCGAAGTAAAAGAGAGATTCAACGATAAACGCCGTACAGAAATAGTTGCCGGCGGCATCGAACAAATTGAAGACGAAGATCTAATCCCGCGTGAGAATATTGTTCTTACGTTAACTCATAAGGGATACATCAAGCGTCTTCCTGTCTCGACTTACCGTGCCCAAAAACGCGGAGGCCGGGGTATTCAGGGAATGGGAACCAATGAGGATGACTTTGTTGAACACCTCATTACCACTTCCACACACGATACTATCCTATTCTTCACGAACAAAGGAAAGGTGTATCGCGCTAAAGGTTATGAAATTCCTGAATTCAGCCGTACTGCGAAAGGAATTCCAATCATTAACCTTCTTGGAGTGGACAAAGATGAATGGGTAAATGCGATTATTCCTGTTGAAGAATTTGCCGATGATTGGTTCCTGTTCTTCACCACTAAACAAGGGATTTCCAAGCGTTCACCATTATCATCCTTTGCCAATATCCGCAATAATGGCTTAATTGCCCTGAATCTGCGCGAAGATGATGAATTAATTTCGGTGCGTCTGACAGATGGCAGCAAGGAGATCATTATTGGAACCAGCCATGGCATGCTGATCCGATTCCCTGAAGAAGATGTTCGTTCTATGGGAAGAACAGCTACTGGTGTTAAAGGAATCAACTTAAGCGAAGGTGATGAAGTCGTTGGCATGGAAGTCCTTGAGGATGACAGCCAGATTCTGATCGTAACCAAAAACGGTTATGGAAAACGCACTCCTGCCGAAGAATACCGTGTTCAGGGCAGAGGCGGTAAAGGAATCAAGACCTGCAACATCACAGATAAGAACGGAAGCCTCGTTTCCATGAAAGCTGTCACAGGAGAAGAAGACGTTATGCTTATTACAACAGGCGGCGTACTAATCCGTATGGCAGTGAACGATATTTCCACTATGGGAAGAAACACGCAAGGTGTCAGACTCATCCGCATAAATGAAGATGCTGACGAAGCGGTATCCACTGTTGCAAAAGTTGAAAAAGAAGAGGAAAAAGATGAAGAAGAATTAACAAAGCCTCTTGAAGATGCTGATTCACTTCCTGAAGAAGAAGTAAATGGAGATAATAGCGAAGAATAATTTTTAAGGAACACAGATTTGTGTTCCTTTTTTTTGTCCAAATAATGTAAAATAGTATAAAAGACTCATTACATTTGGAGTGTGGATATGGTGCGTGTACCTATACAGGAATTAAGAGAAGGCTGTATTTTATCAGAAGATGTTTTCAGCTTGACGAATCGCCCTATTATCAGACAAAAAACAGTGCTGACGAAGGAACTGCTGGATATTATGAAAATATTCCTGATTGATGAAGCAGAAGTTGAAACCACCATGGTTAACGGAAAGCCTTTTGCTTCTGCCGGAAGCTTGGAAGAAGCTGAAGAAGTAATAGAATCAAATGAATCAAGTTTTTTAAATACATTCTTAACAGGCGTTCAAAATTTCAAAAGAGAATTTATGTCCTGGCAATCAGGCCTTCCGGTGGATATTGCAAAAATAAGAAACATTATGATTCCACTGATTGAGAAAATGGATAAAAACCCCTCCGGAATTTTCTCTCTGCATCATCTTTCTACGAATGAAGATTATTTATACCAGCATTCTGTAGCTGTGGGAATGATCAGTGCTTTTATAGGTAAAAAACTGAGTTTGAATAAGGGGGAAATTGTGCAGCTTGCCCTGGGAGGCTGCCTGGCAGATGCGGGGATGGCGAAAATAAACTCATCCATCCTGCATAAAAGCAGTTCATTAAACTCCGAAGAATTTGAAGAAATTAAAAGGCATTCAACCCTTAGCTTTAAAATGGTTCAAAATATATCTCTATTAAGAGAAAGCACTAAGATCGGTATTATCCAGCACCATGAGCGGCTGGACGGCAGCGGCTATCCGTTTGGAGAACAAGGCAGCAAAATCAATCAGGCTGGTAGAATCATCGCGGCAGCGGATGCATTTCATGCCATGACCTCCCAAAGGCTCTACAGACGGAAGCAATCTCCATTTAAAGTGCTTGAAATGCTGATTCAGGATAGCTTCGGCAAATATGATATCCCATCCATTCAAGCGCTGGGTTCCGGCATCATGAACTTTTCCATTGGCAGCATGGTGAAGCTCTCAGATGGCCAGACTGCAGAAATACTTTTTATAGAAGATAAATCACCTACGAGACCGCTTGTGAAACTAGAGGAAACCGGCGACATAATTCATTTAGAGAAAAACCGCCAGTTATTTATTGATGAAGTATTAAAATGACTGCATACCGCGGTCTTTTTTTAATTAGCTCTGCTAAGGCTGGATGCTGAATACAACAGACAAATTTAACAGACCTTATTTTTTAAAAAAAGATATAGAATCTATTAAAAAGTGCTTGCAATTAATAGATAAGAGCTGGTATACTTATTCAAGTCAGCAAGAGATGAACATCATCATTTGATGAGATAAAAAAACTTGTTGACATTGATTATCAGAAA includes:
- the yaaA gene encoding S4 domain-containing protein YaaA; this translates as MTEIQIDTEYITLGQFLKAADVIQTGGMAKWFLSEYEVFVNGEQDQRRGRKLRTGDIIEIPDVGEFTIVQPAK
- the recF gene encoding DNA replication/repair protein RecF (All proteins in this family for which functions are known are DNA-binding proteins that assist the filamentation of RecA onto DNA for the initiation of recombination or recombinational repair.), which gives rise to MHIEQLLLKNYRNYEELEVNFENKVNVILGENAQGKTNVMESIYVLAMAKSHRTSNDKDLIRWDQEYAKIEGRVQKRQGSLPMQLVISKKGKKAKCNHIEQQKLSQYVGNMNVVMFAPEDLHLVKGSPQVRRRFIDMEIGQVSPVYLHDISQYQKILQQRNHYLKMLQIKKQTDHTMLEILTEQFIEMAAKIVSKRYEFLRLLENWAQPIHEGISRGLETLKIEYKPSAEVSEEQDLSKMVKVYQDKFEKVKNREIDRGVTMFGPHRDDLIFHVNGRDVQTFGSQGQQRTTALSVKLAEIELIHSEIGEYPILLLDDVLSELDDYRQSHLLNTIQGKVQTFVTTTSVDGIDHQTLKEAAAFSVEAGRIKKIQ
- the remB gene encoding extracellular matrix regulator RemB, yielding MYIHIGEDVLVRARDIVAIIDKETALASEYAEERKENLEESVVNLAKGSYKSVVVTTEKIYFSPLSSGTLKKRSHKLSVHEF
- the gyrB gene encoding DNA topoisomerase (ATP-hydrolyzing) subunit B, translating into MEQKAVQEQSYDENQIQVLEGLEAVRKRPGMYIGSTSAKGLHHLVWEIVDNSIDEALAGYCSEINVIIEKDNSITVVDNGRGIPVGIHEKMGRPAVEVIMTVLHAGGKFGGGGYKVSGGLHGVGASVVNALSTVLEVFVHRDGKKYYQKFERGVPSADLEVIGESDHTGTTIHFKPDSEIFTETLEYDYETLANRIRELAFLNRGLKITIEDKREENKKNEYMYEGGIKSYVEHLNRTKEVLHEEPIYIDGEREGITVEVSIQYNDGFTSNIYSFANNIHTYEGGTHESGFKTALTRVINDYARKNGVFKESDANLSGEDVREGITAIVSVKHPDPQFEGQTKTKLGNSEVRAATDTIFSEALEKFMLENPAVARKIVEKGLMAARARLAAKKARELTRRKSALEVSSLPGKLADCSSKDPSISEIYVVEGDSAGGSAKQGRDRHFQAILPLRGKILNVEKARLDKILSNNEVRAIITAIGTGIGEDFDISRARYHKIVIMTDADVDGAHIRTLLLTFFYRYMRQIIEAGYIYIAQPPLYKIQQGKKIEYAYNDRELDKILGELPSQPKPGIQRYKGLGEMNPGQLWETTMNPESRTLLQVNLEDAIEADETFEILMGDKVEPRRNFIEENAVYVKNLDI
- the gyrA gene encoding DNA gyrase subunit A, which codes for MADTPNSQVKEINISQEMRSSFLDYAMSVIVSRALPDVRDGLKPVHRRILYAMHDLGMHSDKPFKKSARIVGEVIGKYHPHGDSAVYDTMVRMAQDFNYRYMLVEGHGNFGSVDGDAAAAMRYTEARMSKISMELLRDINKDTIDYQDNYDGAEKEPVVMPARFPNLLVNGTSGIAVGMATNIPPHQLGEVIDGVLAISQEPDLTVQELMEIIPGPDFPTAGLILGRSGIRKAYETGRGSITLRAQVEIEQKSNGKEVIIVNEIPYQVNKAKLIEKIAELVRDKRIDGITDLRDESDRNGMRIVIEVRKDANANVLLNNLYKQTALQTSFGINLLALVDGQPKVLNLKQCLQHYLDHQKVVIRRRTEFELKKAEARAHILEGLRIALDHLDEVINLIRSSQTTDIAREGLMTKFNLSEKQAQAILDMRLQRLTGLEREKIEDEYSSLVALIAELKAILADEEKVLEIIREELTEVKERFNDKRRTEIVAGGIEQIEDEDLIPRENIVLTLTHKGYIKRLPVSTYRAQKRGGRGIQGMGTNEDDFVEHLITTSTHDTILFFTNKGKVYRAKGYEIPEFSRTAKGIPIINLLGVDKDEWVNAIIPVEEFADDWFLFFTTKQGISKRSPLSSFANIRNNGLIALNLREDDELISVRLTDGSKEIIIGTSHGMLIRFPEEDVRSMGRTATGVKGINLSEGDEVVGMEVLEDDSQILIVTKNGYGKRTPAEEYRVQGRGGKGIKTCNITDKNGSLVSMKAVTGEEDVMLITTGGVLIRMAVNDISTMGRNTQGVRLIRINEDADEAVSTVAKVEKEEEKDEEELTKPLEDADSLPEEEVNGDNSEE
- a CDS encoding HD-GYP domain-containing protein — protein: MVRVPIQELREGCILSEDVFSLTNRPIIRQKTVLTKELLDIMKIFLIDEAEVETTMVNGKPFASAGSLEEAEEVIESNESSFLNTFLTGVQNFKREFMSWQSGLPVDIAKIRNIMIPLIEKMDKNPSGIFSLHHLSTNEDYLYQHSVAVGMISAFIGKKLSLNKGEIVQLALGGCLADAGMAKINSSILHKSSSLNSEEFEEIKRHSTLSFKMVQNISLLRESTKIGIIQHHERLDGSGYPFGEQGSKINQAGRIIAAADAFHAMTSQRLYRRKQSPFKVLEMLIQDSFGKYDIPSIQALGSGIMNFSIGSMVKLSDGQTAEILFIEDKSPTRPLVKLEETGDIIHLEKNRQLFIDEVLK